GGTCAGCTAACTTCTGTTCATAGTCTTCCCAAAGGAGATCATTATTGGCTACGATGGACTTCAGCTCCTCACGAACATCCCAGTTGCTGCTGTAAATCTCCTGCAGGGTTTCCGACACTCTCTTTGAACTTTCACGCATCACTTTGACGGCTCCTGAGGAAGTTCTTCAGGTCCTTGTATAGCTTGTGGCCTTCAGCCTGTTGGTAGAAGTTGCTGACACTTTGCTCAAACCGTGCATCTTTGGTTTCCACAGTTTTCCCCAACTTCTGCAGTACCTTCTCCTGGGCCCTGCTGAACTTCTTATCCACCTGCTTGGTGAAGAGGCCGGCGGCGCCGCCCGCCTTGCCCTCGGCCATCCTGTCGGCTCCCCGGGGGCGGCCTGCCTGTCTCTGCGCCCTATGGTTTTCTCAAGGCCACTGAGGAGGAAGTGCGGTTCCCGACATGCCTCGCATCCAGCCCGGGGGGCAGGCCTCGCGCTGCACAacccgccccgccgccgcctcgCCACCCGCCAAGGTCCACTCGAGGCCCCTGGCAGCGGCCCACTCCGAGCCCGGGCCGCGGCCCTCCTGCGGCCCTCTCCGTGGCTCCCAGCCGCCCTGCTCCCGGGTGCGGCCCTGAGGCACTGGGGGCCTTCTCCCTCATTTATGcatttgattatatatatatatatatatatatatatatatatatatatatatatatatatagcatagaCTCACTGGGTATATTTTATTCCAGGGTTTAAAGTCAAACACTATCATAATTGTTGTTCAAATTATTCCAGTTTTGGTTAATAGGCACTTTTTCAGAGTGTCTTCTCTGTTTTTGATGAGCCTCCATCTTTAGGAGGAACATTCCCCCTTACCTTCTGACATCACAAAATGTTCTAGGATCATCTTGTATTTCCTTTGCTCCAGCCCACCCTGGAATCAACTTAttcaaggagccctggttccttacgttggagaatggtatttagaagccAAAAACTGATGCTGGGTGTGCTCTTTGTTCTGGAGTATCACTGCTTCTCGGCCCTCAGTGAATGAGTTAGGAAATACGTGAATGTATGCCACACATAGACCCATATGTGTATTTCTTTATCTGtctgaatatatattaaaaaccacgAGCTTATACTGATGCCTCTTGTTCCAATTCAATACTACaggatttatttttgctttcttcctttcctcataATGTCTTCCTCCAACAGTCAGAAACCTGGCTCTCATTATCTGCAATATATGTACTCATTTGTTCAATTCTAGCGTACACGCAAAAGTAGTTCAGGACTGCTGACTCATACCCCTGAGAAAAACTTTTACTAACTAGATTACAGTGCTTAAGTCTTTAGCTTTGTGCCCAGTGTCTTTACTGCTTCTAGGTTACTTTGGTtagttagttttctttttcatcccCTTAAGTATTATCATGTATTCTTTCACAATACATTTACTTTCATTTGTTAGCATTTGTATTCCAGTTTGGGTTGCCCCCATTTCCTGTTTggttttaatcatttatttaggATTATGTGAAGATTATGCAAGACATTAGCATGATTCTAAGAGCTATACAAAAAGATAGAGAAATATTCCTTGCTAACACATTGCCATTCCCCTCTTCTTTCTATCCCTGCCCCTTTGGTAGTCCGTCTTGATAGTTTTTAGTTTAcctttcctgtgttttttttgCACAAGTGAACAGATGTTTATGTATGTTCTCACAGCTCTTCTTAATATAAAGGGTAACATGTGATGAATACTCTTttgtgctttgcttttttttttttcattttatagtatGTTTTTTTTCAACTACTCTCCTATTAATgggcatttatgttgtttccaatACTTTGCAATTAAAAACAACATTGTAGCTAATACATTTTGTAgctatatattttcatattgttgGAGGTATAGCTTCAGGATAGATTCTTAGAAACAGAATTGCTGGCCCCATTGATTGAAAggtaaatacatatgtaatttggTTAGACATTGCCAAATTTCCCTCCAGAAGAATTTGCATTCCCAATTTACATGTACCAATTTGcattctcatcagcaatgtatgaaCATGCCTATTTCTTCACAGCTTTGCCAACAGAATGTGTTGCTATATTCTTAAATGTTCCATTCTGACCAATGAGAAATGGTATCtgagtggttttaatttttatttatttcattttgagtgAATTTGAATACTTCTCATATGtttgagggttttttaaaaaaaaaatctttcatggCGAATTGTCTGTTCatatattttcctcatttttctattTGGTTTTTGGTCCTTTCCTCCTCCTTAACTTACACTTCTAACACAATTACTTGGCTATTGTGCTAAGTAAAGGTTGTAGAAGGACActggtggaagcagggagacagtTATTTCAATGATTCTAATGAGAGATAATGCAAGGTTGTCACAGTGGAGGTGGTAAACAATGGTCAGATTCCAGGtgaacctataatgaagaataagaaaaggaatatatgtatgtatatgtatgactgaaacattatgctgaacaccagaaattgacagattgtaaactgactatacttcaatttaaaaaaaagaaaaaaaaagctatatgAGATTATCACAAGTGAATATAGGTGTAAAACAGACATGTAAGACCTGAGCAATAAGTAACTCCAACAATAAGAGatcaaggaggaggggaggaatcAGCCAAAGAGACTGAAGAGGAGCAGCCAATAAGGTagtaggaaataaaaaatatggtGTCCTGGTAGCAGAgttaagaaaaaatttcaaagacaGACATAAAAAGTAGCAAATGCTACTGACAGGTCAAGTAAGATAAAGACTAAGAATTGACTGTTAGATGTAGCAATACAATGACTGTTGGAGACCTTGAGAAAAACAGCTTTAGTAGACTGGTAAAAATAAAACCCTAATTTGAGTGAATTTTAGAATGAGAGGGTAGGAGTTTAAGATCATCAGTATAgacaaattttaagaattttgctGTAAAGTATTCAAGCCACATTTCCATATCATGAAATACATTATGAGAAGAAATGTGGGTGCTTGATTCCATgaacaaaaaaatcttaataataagccaaaaaatcaaaaggagaaaGTAGGCTGAAaagaggttaaagaaaaaaatgaaatgaaatgaggaTGGAGGCAATATGTCTCTTAGGATGATTTTAgttgaatttatttaacaaacactgaTAGTATATGTATAgttggatcactttgctgtatacctgaaactaacattgtaaattgacatgtcaataaaaaataagaattaaaaacaatgatacattgctatgtgtcaggcactattgAAGGATTTATAAATACAAATTCAATAATCTCTTCCAATCCTCAAATTCCACTTGAGATTGTCCTTCTTCAAACCTTTAAATGTACTCAGATATAAGAGCCCACAATTGTATCTTATTCGTTTATACTATTTCCCTAAGTGAATATATCCAGACCTATGACTTTAAATAATATCTGTTTACTGATGGCCTATAACTATGTATCTCCTAGTGcccaaatttaatattttagcttgatgggaatatgaaatgttaatttttaatattttaacttgttttaatttttcccacAAAGCACACgtttctttaataataaaatgttaaaatttttcataGGTGGTAATTAATGAACTTATATTCCCACTAATAGATAAATTAAGAAGACTGACAAGTGACCATTAGTTATAGCAACATGGAAGTCACTGGTGTCCTTAACAAGATCTATTTTGGTGTGGTAAGGGGAGCAAAACCTGCCTGGAAAAGTTTGGCAGTCCTTCAAAGAggatatgacccagcaattacactcctacGTATgtactcaagagaactgaaaacatatgtccacacaaaaacacgtaccaaatattcatagcaacacaGAAACATAACATCCTACTAGCCAAAATGTACACAACCCAAAAGTCTATAAACAAATGTATGGATAAATGaagtgtggtatatccatacaatggaatattactcagcaattttaaaaagaattaagtacTAATAGACCTGACACAGCacaatgaaacttgaaaacattaagctaagtgaaagaaatcagtcacaaaagaaaatatgctGAATGATTTAGTTTATGCATATGAATGTCCAAAATAGTCAAATATACAGATAGAAAGTGTACTAGTGGCTGCCAAGGGCTGGGAAAAGGAGAGtctggggagtgactgctaatgctTATGAGATTTCTAAGGGAATaaagatgttctaaaattagatcatTTGATGGCTGTGCAGCTCTGTGAATACAATGAacaccactgaattatacactttaaatgggtgaattttatggtatgtgaattatctcaataaagctgttacaaaaaTACCAAAAAGGCATGAGAATCTGGCTGGTGCTCAGTTTGCATTTGTTCTGCTCCTTCTCAGTATTTTCTgatttactgttttctattttgttggaAATGTACAGATTTTATTTGACTTACTTCCAGGAATTtgttaattgttaaaaaaaaataaccttttcctccttctccttaaTCTCTATCTCTACACCACTCTCCAAATCAAAGACAACCAGATAGAAAAATGTTTGTTTGCCTCTATTAGGAAAACTAcactttacaattttaaaaagtatgaaatatggCCATATTCAGATTTACTTCTCATACAATCCAAATCACATATgtacatatcaaaaaaaaaaaaaaacaaggaaccATTCACCTAGGAATAATAACATATCACTTTAAGCAAACAATACATTATATAGCCTAAATTCTAAAACCCATTTTGGATTATATGAAACTACTTTGTCAAAGTTACAAAACAAGTGTCCCTCACGCTTGAgaaatgtttgaatttttaagtaatgctgctataatacattttctttcatgaaattaaaaaaatatttacatcaaTGGTGAGTAGAAGCTATCATCATTTTATGGATAAAaagacatatacatacacaagTCAATTGACAAAGCTGTTTAGAGCTGATTTCCTCTCTTGGATTATTAATTTCAGCAGTACACAATAAATACCTATTGCTGGAATAACATCTGTGCAATTTAGCTAAAGATATAAACAATAACAAATATTCCAACTTGGGGAATTCTAgttaaagtagaagaaaaatagaaaaattctcCTTCCAAAAAAAGGTCTGGACAAAGACCCAGATAGCCCATGTAGATTATTCACAAAAGTCAAAAGTGAATCAACCTTTTCCGTActccttaaataaaattttataatcaattttataatgaaaagacAAGTTTCATCTTCAAAGATGCTTTCAGAATGCATCTATAATTAACTTAATGCAAAAGTATATGAAAAACACAGCTATTTCATTCAAGTCTTTTAGCAtagcaatattttattatttttggtgcaTCTTCTTACGCATTTCTTCAAGAGctgcttctttctctctcagCGCCTGCTTAAGTCttcttattttttcatctctaaTGGTTTCTTCTAACTCTGGTGGTGTCATGGGGAAAATATCATcagtataatttttattgaaggaaTGGCTTTGTTCAAAAGCTGCACTTGAACTCAGTGTGCCTTTCTCTTGGTTCTCTTGGGTACAATCTTCTATCTCAGGTCTCTCTTCTTCCCTGGTTTTGCTGAGGCTTGAGAGATTGCTACAGTGTGATACATCTGAAGTTGGTAAAATACTGCTAAAGTCTTGCGAGCTAGTGACATTAGTTCCTCCATTTAGAGCTGTGTTACAAATAttctcagtttttctcttctttgtgtgaTCCATCTTCTTagctgtttttgcttttcttttcttatcaaaACCCTGTTGCAATTGTGAGTAAgattccaaaagaaaaacaaatattatcgCTGTATATATAGTGTACTCTCAAATTTAATGAAGTTTGCAGATATAAATATTTAGCAATTAAATTCAACTCAACAAGATCTATTGAGAACAACTACAGCAAGAAATTAGCATTTACTACTGTATGGTATCAAAGTGAATAGCAATGTCCTGATGGTATTCACTGAGAATTGCTTAATTCACATTTTCCTGCTTAAGTTGAGTATTAGGAGCTGTACTGGTCTACTACCAAAACATAACAATTTGTGAAGAGTCtaagaaatagaatttattttttcctctgcatGGTAGGCATATATAGCTTACCACTGGGAAAGACTGACTGGTCTCTGATCTGTAGCTCAGGATATTAAACAAtggtaaaatatttataagtagAATGACAGAAGGCAAAGCTAGAGGGatattttttttcatcattattgTGTAGATTTCTTAAGCTGTTTTTTATATTAAGAGTAatactgtagtgaatatttgcatGCTTATATTTCCTCTACagttctgttatttattttagatatGGTCTTCAAAGTAGGATAACtaattaaaaagtcattttcttataattttatgATAAACAGCAGgtgaataaaaatacttaaaattaaaaaaaaattaactgggaATGTATTTTTATCTGTGCATACATGGTTCTTTTCAAAACCACTCTggtataatacatatataactcAAATTTGGTAACAACTATCATTCATATTAATGCACAAGACAAAAAACCCTATCAAGAAAGTTAATACATTTATGTATCTTTGGAGTACATACAAAGGACACTTTAAAATCTATTACctgttttctcccttcctccttcactATAAATTGTGTCTCTTTGTAAGTATCACTCTTCACCAAATTGCTAAATAAATCAAAACATTCTCCAGAGCCCAAATGGTGAGGAATCCGAGTAAGGCATACTCTCAAATCTTTAGTGAGACCAAATATCTTTTTAAGTTCAGCATCATTCTTCAGATATGCCTTATTGCTTCTTCCTTGAGaatttttcctgttatttctttCTTGAGTAACTTTTTCTAATGTTGATGCCATCTCATTCTGGatctggaattaggaaaaaaaaacacacaaacaataCTGCCAATTACTTAAGCTATTTTATCAGACTAGCAACTAAGTGATTATCTCATCTTACTTAAAATGTCACGCTTTAAAGTCCTAAATGGTTGGACTGCTTTACTCTTGCCTTACTACCCACACTTGAAAACCTGAACTTAACTAAGCAAATCCACAATGTTCCCTTGCAATTTTACTTCCTTGCACTAGAAAAGTAGCAGGTAGTCAAttctgaaacaaatgaaatgagaatAGAGACTAATGACAAGTTAAAAGTAATCTATATGGCTTTATTTTGGAAACTGTCATGTTTTGGAAAACTCTTATGCCTTTAATCAATCTTATACTTAATCAGAATGTACCTCCTTACATCTCTGAAGTTCAGTGAATTCTGTACTGAAGGGGAGAAATGCTGACGTTATTAAGTAGACCCCTAAGAAGGAAAAGGTGGGTACAAATACTTAGTGAGCACAGACACACGTATCTTAAGTAGAACagaaaggtaactatgtgaatATGTTGGATAATTGAATGAGGTGTCAGAAAGAAGggctaaaaaaaggaaaaggacacgtctactgaaaaaaaaaaaaaacccaacccaatcAAGACGTTGATAAATCCTATTTCCACAAATGACTGAAAGATAAGCCCTGTCCTACCCCTTCCACCacctacctaaaaaaaaaaactgccagaTATCTCCCtaacacacaaaacaaacaaacaaacaaatcccagCTCTCCTCTATGCATAATAATAATCTGTGCATATACTCAAAGTAGGCTCtgaaatatttatgtgtgtatatgtatttcgGTGTACAAATATAAgtatgcacatatacacacacacagttttactAAGCTTTGAATTCACATTGTCCTTCTCCAACTCTTCTAAACCTTGTTGCTCTgtgatttgtttaattttgttttaaagacttGGCATGCCAAATGATTCAAGAGAAAGATATTGCTTGAGTTCTCTCTATCACACTCCTGAAGAGTTTTCTTCTGATGAAAGCTTTGACTTATTTAAGCATTCATGTCTGTATGGTATGTGTGTGATGAAGAGGAGGTTGGGAGAGGAGTGGAAAAGAGGTATCACAGATAACTTTTgagaattaagaaagaaaagatttctaTATACATAGATAAAAAGAACACCCTGACATGGGAGAATTACCTTTGGTTCTTGGTCTCTGAAAACACACTGTTGTGAAGTAACAGTTGTTGCATCAACAGAGGAACTTATTTTCTCTACGCTCTGGATGATATTTCCTTTTCTGGGGGCATTCTGTCCTGTACTAAATCCATCTGGAAAGTCTGGCTTTGTGAATAAAGTCTTACTCTGTTTTAAGCAGTTAATGGATTGGTTCATATTATGTGGATCTGGGGTAGAAAGAAATGGTTTCTCCACTTTTTTATTCTTCTCTGCCCTTAGATTGGCCATGGAAGCAAGTCGGGTATTTGAAAGTGATTTTGTCTCCATCTGGGAAGATTTACTTTTAGCCAAAACAATATTTACAACCTCTCTGGATATTTCTGTGACTGGACTTGAACTCACTATCTGAGATGTATCTTTTCTTGGAATATCAGGAGAAACAGAATTCTGTTGGTCAATTAGTGATGGCAAAACATCTGTCCCCTTTTTAGCCAACAGGTAGACTTTCCCATTAAACATAACCAAAGCATTATCTTTAATAGGCATACTTTTGGATTGTGTCCCACCAGGACTGATGGTACTCAATGGTGGCATATTAATAATATTGTCTCCCAAACTTTTCCTAtctacaaaagtttttaaaatctttgaagCCACATTATTTGAAGATTTAACAGGAACAAGAGATGGAGTGCAAGGCTGTAGATTTTCTTGAAAAATCCATTTCACTGGAGCAGCTTGAGAATGCTGACCACCTTTTAATTGTGTCTCCTTAGCAACATTCACTGGAATTTGTGTGGTATTTAGTATCACTGGCTTTGCTATTTCTGTAACAGGTTTTGGGTAAATGTTTTGAAAGTTCTTGGTaactacatttttcactgtatttacAGGAGATACATAAATAACAGTCGGTATTTGGGAGGCCTCAACTGTTCCTGAGGTACTTGTGGTTGCAGATGCAAGTATCTTTTGCTGAACTGAAGGAGGCAATGATGACGCTGGTACAGATTTCACTTCAGCATGGGCTGGAATCTGTAAATGATGCCCAGAAGGCAAAACTGGAGACTTGACAGTCATTGGAAGACTCTGGGTATTTACTAAAATATAAGATGAATCATTTTGTGTTGAGGAGGGAGAAACAGCAAATGTTTGCATGGTGAGTCCATCAATTTTCACACCATGACTCTGAACTTTAGAAACTGATGAAGTAAAATTTTCAGTTCCCACAGAAGTAACTCTAACTTTTTCTGCTGTATCTACTGTTCTTGTAAGAAAATAGTTTGAAGAACTGGCTGGCTGAAAAATGGGCAATTGAACTGATGAACTTGTGGAAGAGCTGGAAATCTGAGTCTTAAAAGTAACTTGAACTGGGCTTCCTGTATTCCCTTTCAAAGCATCAGACATGACTGAAGATTGAACTAGCGGTATAAGATTTCCAGAGGAATTAGGAATTGGAAGTAATTGCAGAAGATTTTTTCCATCCGAGCCAATCGTCTGAACTACTTGGTACATGCAGCCTGAAACACTTAAAAGAACattgagtaaataaatacaaCATACTACAtggtatatacattttatttaaaaacatatttgcaaatattatttttaaaatacaaaaattcataaaataaatgtaatttgtcACTTTGCATTTTCAAAGTGATATACTGCAAAACAAAGATTTTgaagaagtagaagaaataatCAAAGATATGATCAGCTTTGATTTAGATCTTCTCACATGATTAGGCAATAGGTATAAGATATTAGCATTTATTCctaaaactaaaagtagacttttCTAAGGTTTTATGCTGGATAAAATTTTGCCTACTAGAACATGCTCCTCTTACACTATTagcattttcctttctccttttccttaaattctttcctcttgttttctcctttattattACTAATCAGGACTCTCATTTCATCTCCATTTATGCTTATTCCACTTCCCTCACTCTTTTCTCCCTTCACCCAATCTGTTCTATGTTCTTCCCTCTAATAATGACTCACAAGTTCTACTGTCAGCCATACTTCTTTGCTTAAGGCATCTCTTACGTTGATACCTTAGGGTGCCACTATTTCTGGAGACTAAACTTAGTTACTCATGTAGGAACcagtttcttctttgatttattgTTTCAGCACATTTTTGATATTTGGTGCTAAATAGATCTTGGTGTGGCAATTACTCATATTAGTTCCAACTGTCTGTCAGTCCGTATTTataacagcaacatcatttagCTGAAAGGTTTTCAATGAACACGGAATACACCGGAAGTCATTTTTTTTCAACCTAGCCTATTTTAATCCTGATACTTATGAACTAGTTCTTAGCACAggttgtctgatttttttttaaaatctaatacaTAACAGTCTCTGTATAATCAATTATTCGTAGATTTCTTGAATGCAGACTCTTCAAGTTGTAGATACCTAAAATCACCTTTCAGTTCTTGGAAAATACTAAGCCCTCACAGGACTCAGGGCCATCACACATGCTACCTAGGTATTTCTCTCCCATCCACATAACTTAAGTCTCAACATAAATGATACTTCCCAGGAGATACATTCTCAGGCCACCTTAACTACCCTTGACCTTCCTTTATAATTAATAGTATTACATCTATCAATTTCCTTCATGGTACCACAAGTTGTCatcatatattaatatttttcactAGTCAACACACTGTCTCTTATGCTAAATTCCAGCAACGTGGGTAAAGAGTCCATGTCTTACAGACCCAGTATGACCTTCTATGACTAAGgtcaatgaagaaaaaaacttaACAAAATATAATAAGCAGACTTCTCATTAGTGCAAAGGTGTGTTTTACTGCCTACAGGTACTTTTAAACCCTCGGGTATTAACACGAATCAAAGCCAAAAATTCTATGCATCCTAGGATGCACTGGAACTCAGTTTTACCTTTCTGCAACCCAAAATAACATAATTATATCTTTACAAATGTTTAAAACAGTTTTCTTGCCATTTGACAGTACTTCAAAATGTTCTATTACTTTCAATAAATTAAAAGGTAATCTTTAAAGAGACACACGAACAAAGAAAAGTATGAGTTCTTGCTTTAATGACGTGAAGAGAAAAACCCACCTTCACCACCTCCCCATACCccaaaaagcaaatataaactgGATCAGAACTCATTCAACTTTAACGTATTAAACCAAAATTTAAAGTGTCTGTTACGGTTGAGGTAGTAGGTTTAGTTATGGGGAAAAGGTCAATAAACTATAGCCTGTGGGCTATATCTGTCCCCCACCTTGTTCCTGTGCAGTACACAAGCTAAGAATTGcctttatattttgaatttgaaaaaaatcacaagaataatattttgtgatatgtgaaaattacatgagtTTCAAAACCcagtatttataaataaaattttattagtaCACACTCATATCCATTTTTTTATGCATTGTacatggctgctttcatgctgcaACAACAGAGTTGAGAAGTTGCCACAGAGATCACATGGCCTAtaatgcctaaaatatttactatctggccctttacagaaaatatttgttagCCTCCAAGCTAGTTCAACTCACAATTCCTGAAAGAACTTAAACTGCTGGAAACATGGACATGAAGATAGGCAATTATTAAGTGAGATAAATGATGTATTTGGATGAGTACCAAAATGCTCACCTTTTCTTAAAACATTCTCTCCTCAAGGTTTCCTAGATGTGACACGTTTACCCCTGTATGACTCCTCAATCTTCTTTGCCAACTCATCCTACTTGAATCAACCTTCAAACATTGGAATTCACCAAAGTTTAGAGTGAATTCTTCTCTTCTTACTCTGTAAGCTCTCTCTAGATGACTTATTTTAGATGCATGACATCAGTTAAATTACCATTTCAA
This Camelus bactrianus isolate YW-2024 breed Bactrian camel chromosome 9, ASM4877302v1, whole genome shotgun sequence DNA region includes the following protein-coding sequences:
- the LRIF1 gene encoding ligand-dependent nuclear receptor-interacting factor 1 isoform X1 — protein: MSNNLQRVFLKPAEEKSGSASHCVSGCMYQVVQTIGSDGKNLLQLLPIPNSSGNLIPLVQSSVMSDALKGNTGSPVQVTFKTQISSSSTSSSVQLPIFQPASSSNYFLTRTVDTAEKVRVTSVGTENFTSSVSKVQSHGVKIDGLTMQTFAVSPSSTQNDSSYILVNTQSLPMTVKSPVLPSGHHLQIPAHAEVKSVPASSLPPSVQQKILASATTSTSGTVEASQIPTVIYVSPVNTVKNVVTKNFQNIYPKPVTEIAKPVILNTTQIPVNVAKETQLKGGQHSQAAPVKWIFQENLQPCTPSLVPVKSSNNVASKILKTFVDRKSLGDNIINMPPLSTISPGGTQSKSMPIKDNALVMFNGKVYLLAKKGTDVLPSLIDQQNSVSPDIPRKDTSQIVSSSPVTEISREVVNIVLAKSKSSQMETKSLSNTRLASMANLRAEKNKKVEKPFLSTPDPHNMNQSINCLKQSKTLFTKPDFPDGFSTGQNAPRKGNIIQSVEKISSSVDATTVTSQQCVFRDQEPKIQNEMASTLEKVTQERNNRKNSQGRSNKAYLKNDAELKKIFGLTKDLRVCLTRIPHHLGSGECFDLFSNLVKSDTYKETQFIVKEEGRKQGFDKKRKAKTAKKMDHTKKRKTENICNTALNGGTNVTSSQDFSSILPTSDVSHCSNLSSLSKTREEERPEIEDCTQENQEKGTLSSSAAFEQSHSFNKNYTDDIFPMTPPELEETIRDEKIRRLKQALREKEAALEEMRKKMHQK
- the LRIF1 gene encoding ligand-dependent nuclear receptor-interacting factor 1 isoform X3, which translates into the protein MASTLEKVTQERNNRKNSQGRSNKAYLKNDAELKKIFGLTKDLRVCLTRIPHHLGSGECFDLFSNLVKSDTYKETQFIVKEEGRKQGFDKKRKAKTAKKMDHTKKRKTENICNTALNGGTNVTSSQDFSSILPTSDVSHCSNLSSLSKTREEERPEIEDCTQENQEKGTLSSSAAFEQSHSFNKNYTDDIFPMTPPELEETIRDEKIRRLKQALREKEAALEEMRKKMHQK
- the LRIF1 gene encoding ligand-dependent nuclear receptor-interacting factor 1 isoform X2; its protein translation is MYQVVQTIGSDGKNLLQLLPIPNSSGNLIPLVQSSVMSDALKGNTGSPVQVTFKTQISSSSTSSSVQLPIFQPASSSNYFLTRTVDTAEKVRVTSVGTENFTSSVSKVQSHGVKIDGLTMQTFAVSPSSTQNDSSYILVNTQSLPMTVKSPVLPSGHHLQIPAHAEVKSVPASSLPPSVQQKILASATTSTSGTVEASQIPTVIYVSPVNTVKNVVTKNFQNIYPKPVTEIAKPVILNTTQIPVNVAKETQLKGGQHSQAAPVKWIFQENLQPCTPSLVPVKSSNNVASKILKTFVDRKSLGDNIINMPPLSTISPGGTQSKSMPIKDNALVMFNGKVYLLAKKGTDVLPSLIDQQNSVSPDIPRKDTSQIVSSSPVTEISREVVNIVLAKSKSSQMETKSLSNTRLASMANLRAEKNKKVEKPFLSTPDPHNMNQSINCLKQSKTLFTKPDFPDGFSTGQNAPRKGNIIQSVEKISSSVDATTVTSQQCVFRDQEPKIQNEMASTLEKVTQERNNRKNSQGRSNKAYLKNDAELKKIFGLTKDLRVCLTRIPHHLGSGECFDLFSNLVKSDTYKETQFIVKEEGRKQGFDKKRKAKTAKKMDHTKKRKTENICNTALNGGTNVTSSQDFSSILPTSDVSHCSNLSSLSKTREEERPEIEDCTQENQEKGTLSSSAAFEQSHSFNKNYTDDIFPMTPPELEETIRDEKIRRLKQALREKEAALEEMRKKMHQK